AGCCTGGGGTCCACCAATAACCGGGAGGGAGATGGCGTTCTTAAGCAGAGGTGATGGGCCATCCGGGAGCTCCCGCCCACACACAGTTGCGGTGCGGGTAAACTGGAAGGGGAGGTCGAAGGTGCCATCCTCCTCAGGCCCCTCCACCACAGTCCCCggcaggaggtggaacttgcccTGCAGGAAGGAGATGTCACCAAACATGTCACTGCCGCCACCACTGCCGATATGAATGGTGTGGCGGAAGTCCCCCAGCGGCGGGCTGATCATGTCCGAGGACAGCAGGTCCCGAAGCTTCTCCTTCTTGCCCTTGCGACTGCCACGCTTCAGATAGATGGGCACCTTGGTGGACATGGTGACCTCACCAGCAGGCCTGGCTGTGAGGCTACAGGCTGCCTGCGGAGACCACGCCTCCTCTCAAACTCTCAGCCAGAGGAAACACCTGTTCCAAGGGGTGGTTTGCTGGTGCCCAAAGCTTGCCAAAGGGCTCCTGACTACAGGGTGGGGCACGACCAAAGTTGGCCCAAGGAATTAAAAAAGATTAGAAATCAGTGAAGTCAGAGGGCTGAGATAACAAAAATCACGTTCTCCCCAAAGGACGGCAATTCTTCTGAAGAATTGAAGCCAGAAAGGTAGGAGCTGTGTGGGCAGCAGTGCACTTTGGTCTCGTCACCGAGGGTTACTTGTCCCTGGTCCAGGGCTGAGGAGCTGAAACACAAAGGGTGCACACCTGTCAGAGACAGCAGGACTAAAGTCAGACGcaaacatcttttttatttttaagatggagtctcactctgttgcccaagctggagtgcagtggtgcaatctcagctcggtgcagcctctgcctcctgggttcaagcaattcttctgcctcagcctcctgagtagctgggactacaggcatgtgtcaccacgcctggctagtttttgcatttttttttttttagtagagacggggtttcaccctgttggccaggctggtcttgaactcctaacctcaaatgatctgcccgtctcggcctcccaaagtgctgggatcacaggtgtgagccactgttcctggccagaAACATCTGTCTTGTTTCTGGGCCTCTTGTGGTAGCCATGGGAGCCTGAGGGGGTGGGGCACTCCCCTCGCAGGGAGTTGTGCTGGGAGAAGCATGTCTTCACTCTAAGACCCACTGCATCTTAGAGACTCACCACCAGGGCCAAGCCCCTCCCCTTACaggtgggaaactgaggtggaacCTGAATGACaggtccaaagtcacacagaaagTCTTACTCTAGTCTCTTGCCCTGGGTCCCCGGCAAGGTAGATCTCATCACCCTTATCCAGGTACTCATGCCATACCCCCCACCTCCATTGCATATCTCGTGTGCCCCACAATGTAAGTGCCAGATTGTGGGGTGCCTCACAAATGGCCTTGGCTCCCTACTTGACCAAAGACAGAGAGCTTTGTGGCCACTGTCTCTCCTGCCCAGGCCTGGCAGGGACCTGGAGCACAGCAGGCGTTTGGCCAAGGGTGTTGAGTGGCTGGCACTTCCCATTTGACCCAATCGTATCCCACCTGGAGGTGGGGTCGCGTTTTCTCCTCTCCCTATTAGGAGCTCCTTATGGGCAGGGGCTGAGTCTAGGATAGTTTCTGGCCCTCCTCCCTACCCTGGCACCTAAAGAGAAGGTGGAGTGGGGAGTACGTATATTTTTTAGGTGAGGGGGGCTCTGCTCTGTACCTGGCATTCTTCTGTGCTCTTTGCAGACACATCTCAATTAATCAACACAACCACCCTATTATcaaccccatttaaaaatcagaggtgttggggctgggcgtggtggcttatgcctgtaatcccagcactttgggaggccgaggcgggcagatcacaaggtcaggagatcgagaccatcctggctaacatggtgaaatcctgtctccactaaaaatacaaaaaattagctgggtgtggtggcgcacgcctgtggtcccagctacttgggaggttgagacaggagaatcacttgaacccaggaggcagaggttgcagtgagctgagatcacaccactgcactccagcctgggctacagagcaagactccgtcaaaaaaaaaaataaaataaaataaaaagaaaatcagaggtGTCAAAATTCAAAACTGAACCTGAGGTGAACCTAGAGGTGAAAAATTTTGGAGGATTCCCACAGGGcattgcagagagagagagacaaaatgcaaaaacatGATATAGACGATCTGTTTATTGAAAGAATTGACTGCCTGCCTCCCCGCTCTGATACATATGCATGTTATGCACCTGCATGTGTACAGGTCTGTGTAGAATTCCatcctatacatatatatatatatatatatatatatatatatatatatat
The sequence above is a segment of the Theropithecus gelada isolate Dixy chromosome 14, Tgel_1.0, whole genome shotgun sequence genome. Coding sequences within it:
- the CDC42EP2 gene encoding cdc42 effector protein 2; this translates as MSTKVPIYLKRGSRKGKKEKLRDLLSSDMISPPLGDFRHTIHIGSGGGSDMFGDISFLQGKFHLLPGTVVEGPEEDGTFDLPFQFTRTATVCGRELPDGPSPLLKNAISLPVIGGPQALTLPTAQAPPKPPRLHLETPQPSPQEGGSVDIWRIPETGSPHSGLTPESGAEEPFLSHASSLLSLHVDLGPSILDDVLQIMDQDLDSMQIPT